In Nicotiana tabacum cultivar K326 chromosome 19, ASM71507v2, whole genome shotgun sequence, one DNA window encodes the following:
- the LOC107828451 gene encoding putative disease resistance RPP13-like protein 1 has product MEIGLAVGGAFLSSVFNVLLDRLAPQGELLKMFQRQKHDFRLLEKLRRTLCGFRAVLSDAENKQTSNLDVSQWLNELRDAVDSAENLIEEVNHEVLRIKVEGQHQNLPETSKQQVSDLNLCLSNDFIINIKEKLEYTIETLEELQKQIGHLGLKEYFYSGKRETRRLSTSVVDESDIFGRQNEIGELVDRLLSVDTTGKKLTVIPIVGMAGIGKTTLAKVVYNDEKVKEYFDLKAWFCVSEPYDAFRITKGLLQEIGLILDANLNQLQVKLKENLKGKKLLIVLDDVWNDNYNEWDDLRNLFVQGGVGSKIIVTTRKESVAMTMGNDDQISMDTLSSEVSWSLFKRHAFENMDPKEHLELEEVGKHIAAKCNGLPLALKTLAGMLRSKSDTEGWKHILRSEIWELSDNGIIPALMLSYNDLPAHLKRCFSYCAIFPKDYPFRKEQVIQLWIANGLVHGLQKDETIEDLGNLYFLELRSRSLFETVRQSSQRKVEEFLMHDLVNDLAQIASSKLCIRLEDNNGSHRLEKSRHLSYSMGCDNFEKLKSLHELEQLRTLLPISLKPNYIPIYLSKRVLHNILPRLTSLRALSLSHYAIKELPNDLFIKLRLLRFLDLSWTKIKKLPDSVCVLYNLETFLLSFCDYLEELPLQMEKLINLRYLNISGNSRLKMSLHPRKLKSLKVLVGAKFLLSGCSGLRIEDLAELQNLYGSVSILELQNVADIREALKANMRGKEHIEKLSLEWSGDIADNSQNEGDILDELQPNTNIKELEITGYRGTNFPNWLADHSFLKLVKFSLTDCKYCYSLPALGQLPSLKFLTIRGMHQISEVTEEFYGSLSCKKPFNSLEMLEFSKMLEWKRWHVLRNGEFPALQYLRIEDCPKLIGRLPENLCSLTTLKISKCPKLNLETPIQLSGLKEFEVVGSPKAGVLFDHAEMFTSLLQGMKHIVKLNIIECYSLTSLPISSLPSTLKEIKIYQNQKLKLELSVSEMISSRSHMFLERLTLAGCYSIDDIPAELVPSAHILRIERCHRLTRLLIPTGIEILEINRCENLEILSVACGKQTRSLHDLHINKSQKLKLLPEGMQEFLPSLKKLILENCPEIESFPEGGLPFNLEVLHIVDCKKLVNGRKEWGLQRLPCLTSLRIFHDGSDQEILGDENWELPCSIRRLWVSNLKTLSSQVLKSLTSLEFLFTYNLPQIQSLLEEGLPSCLSHLTLNDHNELHSLQTEGLRRLTSLRSLKIYHCHQLQSIPESALPSSLFELFIENCPNLQSVQVKRKPSVLSLLHICHCGNLQPLPESVLPSSLSKLVIFHCPKLQSLPVKGMPSSISTLWIHNCPLLKPSLEFEEGDYWPKIAQIPTIKVDEEYL; this is encoded by the coding sequence ATGGAGATTGGTTTAGCAGTTGGTGGTGCATTTCTCTCTTCAGTTTTTAATGTTCTCCTTGATAGGCTTGCTCCTCAGGGTGAGCTGCTGAAGATGTTTCAGAGGCAAAAACATGATTTTCGACTCTTAGAGAAGCTGAGGAGGACATTGTGTGGTTTTCGGGCTGTACTAAGTGATGCAGAGAATAAGCAGACATCGAATCTAGACGTGAGTCAGTGGCTTAATGAACTTCGGGATGCTGTGGACAGTGCTGAAAACTTAATCGAAGAGGTCAATCATGAAGTTTTGAGAATTAAGGTAGAAGGTCAGCATCAAAATCTTCCAGAAACAAGCAAACAACAAGTAAGTGACCTGAACTTGTGTTTGAGTAATGATTTTATTATTAACATAAAGGAGAAACTGGAATACACCATTGAAACTCTGGAGGAGTTgcaaaagcaaattggtcaccttggccttaaagagtatTTTTATTCGGGTAAACGAGAAACTAGAAGACTTTCAACTTCTGTGGTTGATGAATCTGATATCTTTGGTAGGCAGAATGAAATAGGGGAATTGGTTGACCGTTTATTATCGGTTGATACAACTGGAAAAAAATTGACTGTAATTCCTATTGTTGGAATGGCTGGGATTGGCAAAACAACACTAGCTAAAGTTGTTTACAATGATGAGAAGGTGAAAGAGTATTTTGATTTGAAAGCTTGGTTTTGTGTGTCTGAACCATATGATGCTTTTAGAATAACAAAAGGGTTACTTCAAGAAATTGGCTTAATCCTTGATGCCAATCTTAATCAGCTACAGGTCAAATTGAAGGAAAACTTAAAGGGAAAAAAGCTTCTTATTGTTCTAGATGATGTTTGGAATGACAACTATAATGAGTGGGATGATTTGAGAAATCTTTTTGTACAAGGAGGCGTAGGAAGTAAGATCATTGTGACAACACGTAAGGAAAGTGTTGCTATGACGATGGGTAATGACGACCAAATTAGCATGGACACTTTGTCTAGTGAAGTCTCTTGGTCTTTATTCAAACGACATGCATTTGAAAACATGGATCCTAAGGAACATCTAGAACTTGAAGAGGTTGGGAAACACATTGCAGCTAAGTGCAACGGATTACCGTTAGCTCTAAAGACACTTGCTGGCATGTTACGCTCCAAATCAGATACTGAAGGGTGGAAACACATTTTAAGAAGTGAAATATGGGAGTTGTCGGACAATGGCATAATACCAGCATTAATGTTGAGCTACAATGATCTTCCCGCACATTTGAAGCGATGTTTTTCCTATTGTGCAATATTTCCCAAAGATTATCCATTTCGAAAAGAACAAGTAATTCAATTGTGGATTGCTAATGGCCTAGTACATGGGTTGCAAAAAGATGAAACAATTGAAGATTTGGGCAACCTATACTTTCTCGAGTTGAGATCAAGATCATTGTTCGAAACGGTCCGACAGTCTTCTCAAAGGAAGGTAGAGGAATTCTTAATGCATGACCTTGTTAATGATTTGGCCCAAATTGCATCTTCAAAACTTTGTATCAGGTTGGAAGATAATAATGGATCTCATAGATTGGAAAAAAGTCGACACCTCTCATATTCAATGGGTTGTGATAACTTTGAGAAATTGAAATCCCTGCATGAATTGGAGCAATTGAGGACATTGCTTCCGATAAGCCTCAAACCCAATTATATTCCAATTTATCTAAGCAAGAGGGTGCTGCATAACATATTGCCAAGACTAACATCCTTAAGGGCACTATCATTGTCTCATTATGCTATCAAAGAGTTGCCGAATGACTTGTTCATCAAATTAAGACTCCTAAGGTTTTTGGACCTTTCTTGGACAAAGATAAAAAAATTGCCAGATTCAGTTTGTGTACTGTATAACTTAGAGACATTTCTCTTATCATTTTGTGATTATCTTGAGGAGTTGCCATTGCAGATGGAAAAGTTGATCAACTTACGTTACCTTAATATTAGCGGCAATTCTCGCTTGAAGATGTCGTTACATCCAAGAAAGTTGAAAAGCCTCAAGGTCTTAGTGGGAGCTAAATTTCTTCTAAGTGGTTGTAGTGGTTTGAGAATCGAAGATTTGGCTGAATTGCAGAACTTGTATGGATCTGTATCAATTCTAGAATTGCAAAATGTGGCTGACATAAGGGAAGCTTTGAAGGCAAACATGAGGGGAAAGGAGCATATAGAGAAGTTATCATTGGAGTGGAGTGGAGATATTGCCGACAACTCACAAAATGAAGGAGACATACTTGATGAGTTACAACCAAATACAAACATAAAAGAACTCGAGATCACCGGATATAGAGGGACAAATTTTCCAAATTGgctagctgatcattcctttcttaaACTGGTGAAATTTTCTCTTACTGACTGCAAGTATTGTTATTCGCTGCCCGCACTAGGACAACTTCCTTCTTTGAAATTCCTTACCATTAGAGGGATGCATCAAATATCAGAGGTGACTGAAGAATTCTATGGTAGTTTGTCTTGCAAAAAGCCATTTAACTCTCTTGAGATGCTTGAATTTTCAAAGATGCTAGAGTGGAAGCGGTGGCATGTACTAAGGAATGGGGAGTTCCCTGCACTTCAGTACCTCAGAATTGAAGATTGTCCCAAGTTGATTGGGAGGTTGCCTGAAAATCTTTGTTCTTTAACAacattgaaaatttcaaaatgtcCTAAACTCAATTTGGAGACACCTATCCAACTTTCAGGTTTAAAAGAGTTTGAAGTTGTTGGTTCTCCTAAGGCTGGAGTTCTTTTTGATCATGCTGAAATGTTTACATCCCTACTTCAGGGAATGAAGCACATagttaaattaaatattattgagTGTTACTCTCTTACATCCTTACCTATTAGCAGTCTGCCAAGTACCTTGAAGGAAATAAAGATATATCAAAATCAGAAATTGAAATTGGAGTTGTCAGTTAGTGAGATGATCTCTAGCAGAAGTCACATGTTTCTCGAGAGATTGACACTAGCTGGATGTTATTCTATAGATGATATACCAGCTGAGTTGGTCCCAAGTGCACACATTTTGAGAATTGAGCGTTGTCACCGCCTCACAAGGCTTTTGATTCCCACTGGGATTGAGATACTCGAAATTAACAGATGTGAGAATCTTGAAATACTTTCGGTGGCATGTGGGAAACAGACCAGGTCGTTGCATGACTTGCATATTAACAAAAGCCAGAAGCTGAAGTTGCTACCAGAAGGAATGCAAGAATTCCTTCCATCTCTTAAGAAACTGATACTAGAAAATTGTCCAGAAATCGAGTCCTTTCCTGAAGGAGGATTGCCCTTCAATTTAGAAGTCCTTCACATCGTCGATTGCAAGAAACTGGTGAATGGCCGAAAGGAGTGGGGTTTACAGAGACTTCCCTGTCTCACAAGTTTACGCATCTTCCATGATGGCAGTGACCAAGAGATTCTTGGTGATGAGAATTGGGAGTTGCCTTGCTCTATTCGACGTCTTTGGGTATCCAATCTGAAAACATTAAGCAGCCAAGTTCTCAAAAGCCTCACCTCTCTTGAATTTCTATTTACTTACAATTTACCTCAAATTCAGTCACTGCTAGAAGAAGGGCTTCCCTCGTGTCTTTCTCATCTAACATTAAATGATCATAATGAGCTCCATTCACTACAAACCGAAGGTCTTAGGCGCCTCACTTCGCTTCGAAGCCTAAAGATATACCACTGCCATCAACTCCAATCTATTCCAGAATCAGCGCTGCCCTCCTCCCTCTTTGAGCTGTTTATTGAAAACTGCCCTAATCTCCAATCTGTTCAAGTAAAAAGAAAGCCGTCCGTCCTCTCTCTGCTGCATATCTGTCACTGTGGTAATCTCCAACCTCTTCCAGAATCAGTGTTGCCTTCCTCCCTATCTAAGCTGGTTATCTTTCATTGCCCTAAACTCCAATCTCTTCCGGTAAAAGGGATGCCCTCTTCCATCTCTACACTATGGATTCACAACTGTCCATTGCTCAAACCAAGTCTAGAATTTGAGGAGGGGGATTACTGGCCAAAAATTGCTCAAATTCCCACCATAaaagtcgatgaggaatacctcTAA